The Streptomyces seoulensis genome contains a region encoding:
- a CDS encoding lantibiotic dehydratase, whose product MSDEHAPVLLPGGGWRLWEQFALRGPGFPADGVLALAPPQLGEAADKFGPEAGLSGPEWQGFTEDFSEAAVGTARHLQEIAAQPRFQAALAWQNPAVLRTGIAPFLRWTPSADSRSSMPRQREELVAHYWQRFCVKNDTIGFFGPVGWGRWDPDTPDVVALEPGHGFLAASEVYFSAWAVDALAKVLAEDPALMRWIPPRRVSFVRCADGEVRVPGRPAQPIDAGGQAVLELCDGTRHLDAIAGELGTGPDDVARTVGELAARRWVSWRLDVPAATHPDRALRDILERVPDEAARERALEKLAVLERGRAAVSAAGTDAAALTSAIGALEADFAALTDSEAQRAKGERTAPCRGLVYSDARRAATATAGAGLLAHLEPLDLCLTAARWMTNRFAEAIRARLRTVHERLAAGGAPVDLASLWLHTLPSPHPEAAALIDAVQAELRAKWAKVLDLPPGARRVRLSTAELAARVREEFEEPGEGWSLARYISPDILVVAEDDDALARGDVELVLGEMHCALNTMGASLFVHQHPDRDELIAETTRDFPGPRLLPMLPKELPLKWSARSRPSLDRPEDHYVALVDQTGDPHRPRTVASADVTVEERDGRLLAVLPDGTAYDVLDAYANTLTQRVMDRFTLRPEGEHTPRITVDRVIVARETWQLPVAEADFADEKGEAARFVRARHWQRRNDLPRYVFVVSPTEPRPFYVDFDSPVYVTILAKAARRLARKDPGARLKISEMLPTPEQAWLTDDEGRRYTSELRFVAVDRTVTGADGANARGTGEA is encoded by the coding sequence ATGTCGGACGAGCACGCACCTGTCCTGCTGCCGGGCGGAGGCTGGCGGCTGTGGGAGCAGTTCGCGCTCCGCGGCCCCGGTTTTCCCGCCGACGGCGTGCTGGCGCTCGCCCCGCCCCAACTGGGCGAGGCGGCCGACAAGTTCGGCCCCGAAGCCGGGCTGTCCGGCCCCGAGTGGCAGGGTTTCACCGAGGACTTCTCCGAGGCCGCCGTGGGCACCGCCCGCCACCTCCAGGAGATCGCCGCCCAGCCCCGCTTCCAGGCCGCCCTCGCCTGGCAGAACCCGGCCGTCCTGCGCACCGGCATCGCGCCGTTCCTGCGGTGGACGCCGAGTGCGGACAGTCGCAGCAGCATGCCTCGTCAGCGTGAGGAGCTGGTCGCGCACTACTGGCAGCGGTTCTGCGTGAAGAACGACACGATCGGCTTCTTCGGTCCCGTCGGCTGGGGCCGCTGGGACCCGGACACGCCCGACGTGGTCGCCCTCGAACCCGGGCACGGCTTCCTCGCCGCGTCGGAGGTCTACTTCTCCGCCTGGGCCGTCGACGCCCTGGCGAAGGTACTGGCCGAGGACCCGGCCCTGATGCGCTGGATCCCCCCACGCCGGGTGTCCTTCGTGCGGTGCGCCGACGGCGAGGTACGGGTTCCGGGGCGGCCGGCGCAGCCGATCGACGCCGGCGGGCAGGCCGTGCTGGAGCTGTGCGACGGCACCCGGCACCTGGACGCGATCGCCGGAGAACTGGGCACCGGCCCCGACGACGTGGCCCGGACCGTGGGTGAACTGGCCGCCCGGCGCTGGGTGTCGTGGCGTCTGGACGTGCCGGCCGCCACCCACCCCGACCGGGCCCTGCGCGACATCCTGGAGCGCGTGCCCGACGAGGCCGCCCGCGAGCGTGCGCTGGAGAAGCTGGCCGTACTGGAACGCGGTCGTGCCGCCGTGAGCGCGGCCGGCACCGACGCCGCCGCGCTGACCTCCGCGATCGGCGCCCTGGAGGCGGACTTCGCCGCGCTGACCGACAGCGAGGCCCAGCGCGCCAAGGGCGAGCGCACCGCACCCTGCCGCGGCTTGGTGTACTCCGACGCCCGCCGCGCCGCGACCGCCACCGCGGGCGCCGGACTGCTCGCCCACCTCGAACCGCTGGACCTGTGCCTGACCGCCGCCCGCTGGATGACGAACCGGTTCGCCGAAGCGATCCGCGCCCGGCTGCGCACCGTCCACGAACGGCTGGCCGCCGGTGGCGCACCGGTGGACCTCGCGAGCCTGTGGCTCCACACCCTGCCCTCCCCTCACCCGGAGGCGGCCGCCCTGATCGACGCCGTGCAGGCGGAGCTGCGGGCCAAGTGGGCCAAGGTCCTCGATCTGCCGCCGGGTGCGCGCCGGGTCCGGCTGTCCACGGCCGAGCTGGCGGCGCGGGTGCGCGAGGAGTTCGAGGAGCCCGGCGAGGGCTGGTCGCTGGCCCGCTACATCAGCCCCGACATCCTGGTCGTCGCGGAGGACGACGACGCGCTCGCCCGGGGAGACGTGGAACTGGTCCTGGGGGAGATGCACTGCGCGCTGAACACCATGGGCGCCTCGCTCTTCGTCCACCAGCACCCCGACCGGGACGAGCTGATCGCCGAGACCACCCGCGACTTCCCCGGCCCGCGCCTGCTCCCGATGCTGCCGAAGGAGCTGCCGCTGAAGTGGTCCGCGCGCAGCCGGCCCTCCCTGGACCGGCCCGAGGACCACTACGTGGCCTTGGTCGACCAGACCGGCGACCCGCACCGCCCGCGCACCGTGGCGAGCGCGGACGTCACCGTGGAGGAGCGCGACGGCCGGCTCCTCGCCGTCCTGCCCGACGGCACGGCCTACGACGTCCTCGACGCCTACGCCAACACCCTCACCCAGCGCGTCATGGACCGCTTCACCCTGCGCCCGGAGGGCGAGCACACCCCCCGCATTACCGTGGACCGCGTGATCGTGGCCCGCGAGACCTGGCAACTCCCCGTCGCGGAAGCCGACTTCGCCGACGAGAAGGGGGAGGCCGCCCGCTTCGTCCGGGCCCGGCACTGGCAGCGGCGCAACGACCTGCCCCGGTACGTCTTCGTCGTCTCCCCGACCGAACCCCGCCCGTTCTACGTGGACTTCGACAGCCCCGTGTACGTCACCATCCTCGCCAAGGCGGCCCGGCGGCTCGCCCGCAAGGACCCCGGAGCGCGGCTGAAGATCAGCGAGATGCTGCCGACCCCGGAACAGGCCTGGCTCACCGACGACGAGGGGCGGCGCTACACCTCCGAACTCCGCTTCGTGGCCGTCGACCGGACCGTCACCGGTGCGGACGGCGCCAACGCCCGCGGCACGGGGGAGGCGTGA
- a CDS encoding amino acid adenylation domain-containing protein, with protein MRTVADDIAAHAERHPRRIALTTPAGDVTYAELAARVDEMARTLYTRGARPETVCAVAVEHGGEAVAAIAAVLRCGAAFVALDVTQPRDRLAAFARSAGATLLLTTSSLAPALGLDLPAVHLDQPDTGATGAPPPSPADPRALAYVSHTSGSTGEPSPVLVEHHSLDAYLRDTARAFGLDAHTVALQTAPLGYDASLRDTLVPLLAGARLVIVDRAALLRPEAFVRTVREHRITALLSTTPSFLAHLAAQPGPGDQLAGVSLVASSGESLRPFLAAGGRPLVQGTLVNQYGPTECTMTTTRHAVPAEPDVSADPVGTPRAGAVIRVLDADLAPVPDGAVGEVYIGGTGLARGYGGRPARTAECFVPDPYGPPGARLYRTGDLGRRGPEGLHYVGRTDRQVKIRGYRVDPAEVEGALLSHPHVTGAVVTPRTDDRGRVHLVAHVTGALAATTDGELRRHLARSLPPHLMPRRFERLDTLPTTRSGKADRRLLAAGSPA; from the coding sequence ATGCGCACGGTCGCCGACGACATCGCCGCCCACGCGGAGCGGCACCCGCGCCGGATCGCGCTCACCACCCCCGCCGGTGACGTGACCTACGCCGAACTCGCCGCCCGCGTCGACGAGATGGCCCGCACCCTGTACACCAGGGGCGCCCGCCCGGAGACGGTCTGCGCCGTCGCCGTCGAGCACGGCGGCGAGGCGGTGGCCGCCATCGCGGCGGTCCTGCGCTGCGGAGCCGCCTTCGTCGCGCTCGACGTCACGCAGCCGCGCGACCGGCTGGCCGCCTTCGCCCGCAGTGCCGGTGCCACGCTGCTGCTGACCACCTCCTCCCTCGCGCCCGCCCTCGGCCTGGACCTGCCCGCGGTCCACCTCGACCAGCCGGACACCGGCGCCACCGGCGCCCCGCCGCCCAGCCCGGCCGACCCCCGCGCGCTCGCCTACGTCAGCCACACCTCCGGCAGCACCGGTGAACCCAGCCCCGTCCTGGTCGAACACCACAGCCTCGACGCCTACCTGCGCGACACCGCCCGAGCCTTCGGCCTCGACGCCCACACCGTGGCCCTCCAGACGGCACCCCTCGGCTACGACGCCTCCCTGCGCGACACCCTCGTACCCCTGCTGGCCGGAGCACGGCTGGTCATCGTGGACCGGGCCGCGCTGCTGCGCCCCGAGGCGTTCGTCCGCACCGTCCGGGAGCACCGGATCACCGCGCTGCTCAGCACCACCCCCTCCTTCCTGGCCCACCTGGCCGCACAGCCCGGCCCCGGTGACCAGCTCGCCGGAGTCTCCCTCGTGGCCTCCAGCGGCGAGTCGCTGCGGCCCTTCCTCGCGGCCGGCGGCCGACCACTCGTCCAGGGCACCCTGGTCAACCAGTACGGCCCGACCGAGTGCACCATGACGACCACCCGCCACGCGGTGCCGGCCGAGCCGGACGTGTCCGCCGACCCGGTCGGCACACCCCGCGCGGGAGCCGTGATCCGCGTGCTCGACGCGGACCTCGCCCCCGTCCCCGACGGAGCGGTGGGCGAGGTGTACATCGGCGGCACCGGCCTGGCCCGCGGCTACGGCGGCAGGCCGGCCCGGACGGCCGAGTGCTTCGTCCCCGACCCGTACGGGCCGCCCGGCGCCCGCCTCTACCGCACCGGCGACCTCGGCCGACGGGGGCCGGAGGGGCTGCACTACGTCGGCCGTACCGACCGGCAGGTGAAGATCCGCGGCTACCGCGTCGACCCCGCCGAGGTCGAGGGCGCCCTGCTGTCCCATCCGCACGTCACCGGGGCCGTGGTGACCCCCCGCACCGACGACCGGGGACGCGTCCACCTCGTCGCCCACGTCACCGGCGCCCTCGCCGCCACCACCGACGGCGAGCTGCGCCGCCACCTCGCCCGGTCCCTGCCACCGCATCTGATGCCCCGCCGCTTCGAACGCCTCGACACCCTGCCCACCACCCGGAGCGGCAAGGCGGACCGGCGTCTGCTGGCCGCCGGGAGCCCGGCATGA
- a CDS encoding threonine ammonia-lyase produces MTTAGLVLGPADLRAAAARIASHVLRTPLLPGPPTTADGTRLLLKAEHLQTGGSFKTRGAANAVLALGADRVVTGSSGNHGIALARLARTLGIRLTVVLAAGAAPAKAAAIRALGAETVGVGGGVAEREEHARALALETDAAFIPSSDHPLVVAGQGTAGAEILADAPETETVYVPTGGGGLLAGICLAAAHHPVRVVGVEPAATPRYARSLAAGRPVRLPPSTTVADGLRGQYPGAVPYPIIRDRVDDLIAVGDAEILAAAALLRRYGIDAEPSGAVAVAGALRAGRRERAVAVVSGGNTPARLRTLTSTRPERLDRTDGHLTRAAR; encoded by the coding sequence ATGACCACCGCCGGACTGGTCCTCGGCCCCGCCGATCTGCGCGCCGCCGCCGCCCGCATCGCCTCCCACGTGCTCCGCACCCCCCTGCTGCCCGGACCGCCCACGACGGCCGACGGCACGCGCCTGCTGCTGAAGGCCGAACACCTCCAGACAGGCGGCTCGTTCAAGACGCGCGGCGCCGCCAACGCCGTCCTGGCCCTGGGCGCCGACCGGGTCGTCACCGGCTCCTCCGGCAACCACGGCATCGCCCTGGCCCGGCTCGCCCGCACCCTCGGCATCCGGCTCACCGTGGTGCTGGCGGCGGGCGCCGCCCCGGCGAAGGCCGCGGCCATCCGGGCGCTGGGAGCCGAGACCGTCGGCGTCGGCGGCGGCGTGGCCGAACGGGAGGAACACGCCCGCGCCCTGGCCCTGGAGACGGACGCCGCGTTCATCCCCTCCTCCGACCACCCCCTGGTGGTCGCCGGGCAGGGCACGGCAGGCGCCGAGATCCTCGCCGACGCCCCAGAGACCGAGACCGTCTACGTCCCCACCGGCGGCGGCGGCCTCCTCGCCGGAATCTGCCTCGCCGCCGCGCACCACCCGGTGCGGGTGGTCGGCGTCGAACCCGCCGCCACCCCGCGCTACGCCCGCTCCCTGGCCGCCGGCCGCCCGGTCCGCCTGCCGCCCAGCACCACCGTGGCGGACGGACTGCGCGGCCAGTACCCCGGAGCCGTCCCCTACCCGATCATCCGCGACCGCGTCGACGACCTGATCGCCGTCGGCGACGCCGAGATCCTGGCCGCCGCCGCGCTCCTGCGCCGGTACGGCATCGACGCCGAACCGAGCGGAGCCGTCGCCGTCGCCGGCGCCCTGCGCGCAGGCCGCCGCGAACGTGCCGTGGCGGTCGTCTCGGGCGGCAACACCCCGGCCCGCCTGCGCACCCTGACCTCCACCCGCCCTGAGCGCCTCGACCGCACCGACGGCCACCTCACCCGCGCCGCCCGGTAG
- a CDS encoding acyl carrier protein → MSIDTATATSTLDLLVGIFQDVLGLTDLTAETDFYEAGGDSLTAFQITGRLQEALGVDVPVSLVFAYPTPQDLAEVVDADFGTA, encoded by the coding sequence ATGAGCATCGACACCGCCACCGCCACCAGCACCCTCGATCTGCTCGTCGGGATCTTCCAGGACGTCCTCGGGCTCACCGACCTCACCGCGGAGACCGACTTCTACGAGGCGGGCGGCGACTCGCTCACCGCCTTCCAGATCACCGGCCGCCTCCAGGAGGCGCTGGGCGTGGACGTCCCCGTGTCCCTGGTCTTCGCCTACCCGACGCCGCAGGACCTGGCCGAGGTCGTGGACGCGGACTTCGGCACCGCCTGA
- a CDS encoding lantibiotic dehydratase, whose translation MTEDLVPSLGRWRLWEQFALRGPGFPADGVLRLAPAGLAEAADKFAADDTLDGPRWTDFARLFTEAAVENARTLQGIARTPAFREAVAWQNRPVLASGIAPFLRWTPSADSRSSMPRQREELVAHYWQRFCVKNDTIGFFGPVGWGRWDPDTPGAAVDTGSALIAESHVYWASWGMDALAKTLDADPELREWIAPRRVPFVALDGDRVSVPGRRPVTVSAEAAAVLARCDGVRPARRIATELPGTDVPAVLADLIARRWVVWRLEVPAGTHPDRALRAWLHTVGAPGPRQRGLTALDRLEAGRAGVAAARSDDELVAAMADLERTFTELTDTPAVREKSASTAPCRALVYSDARRAATARIGPAVLDALRPLRPLMDSAGWLTSRLAETVLTESRQVYARLAAEGPVDLASFWFACLPVLHGPARTAAADLQREFARRWQRILAVPAGARRVETDAAAVEDGVRKEFGTAGGGWTAARYLSPDIMIAADGADAVARGDFTLVLGELHLAANTLGASLFTHQHSDPDELFRLTDRDHPGPRLLPLIPKEHRSRLSARVRQTLVRPEDHQVALADFTADPARPRTVRSADATVEERDGELVVLLPDATVLPAVDVFSHVLTTLAMDLFRILPEAAHSPRVTVDRLVIARETWRLPAAGAGFADDKDEARRFVRARHWREELGLPRYVFVVSPTESRPFYVDFDSPVYVTILAKALRRLARKDPEAEVTFTEMLPTPEQTWLTDAEGHRYTSELRFVAFDTEASG comes from the coding sequence ATGACCGAAGACCTCGTTCCGTCCCTCGGCCGCTGGCGCCTGTGGGAGCAGTTCGCCCTGCGCGGGCCCGGTTTCCCCGCGGACGGCGTGCTGCGCCTCGCGCCGGCCGGACTGGCGGAAGCCGCCGACAAGTTCGCCGCCGACGACACGCTCGACGGGCCCCGCTGGACCGACTTCGCCCGCCTCTTCACCGAGGCCGCCGTGGAGAACGCCCGCACCCTCCAGGGCATCGCCCGCACCCCCGCCTTCCGGGAGGCGGTCGCCTGGCAGAACCGGCCCGTGCTGGCCTCCGGCATCGCGCCGTTCCTGCGGTGGACGCCGAGTGCGGACAGCCGCAGCAGCATGCCCCGCCAGCGTGAGGAGCTGGTCGCGCACTACTGGCAGCGGTTCTGCGTGAAGAACGACACGATTGGCTTCTTCGGCCCCGTCGGCTGGGGCCGCTGGGACCCGGACACGCCCGGAGCCGCCGTGGACACCGGGTCGGCACTGATCGCCGAGTCCCACGTCTACTGGGCGAGTTGGGGCATGGACGCCCTGGCGAAGACGCTGGACGCCGACCCGGAGCTGCGCGAGTGGATCGCGCCGAGGCGCGTGCCCTTCGTCGCCCTCGATGGCGACCGGGTCAGCGTGCCCGGCCGCAGACCGGTGACGGTGTCGGCCGAGGCCGCCGCCGTCCTCGCCCGCTGCGACGGCGTCCGTCCGGCCCGGCGGATCGCCACCGAACTGCCGGGCACCGACGTCCCCGCCGTCCTGGCGGACCTGATCGCCCGCCGCTGGGTGGTGTGGCGGCTGGAGGTCCCCGCCGGCACCCATCCGGACCGAGCGCTGCGCGCCTGGCTCCACACCGTCGGAGCGCCCGGCCCCCGGCAGCGCGGACTCACCGCGCTGGACCGGCTGGAGGCGGGCCGGGCCGGGGTGGCGGCGGCGCGCAGTGACGACGAACTGGTGGCCGCGATGGCCGACTTGGAGCGGACGTTCACCGAGCTGACCGACACCCCCGCCGTACGGGAGAAGTCCGCCTCCACGGCTCCCTGCCGGGCACTGGTGTACTCCGACGCGCGACGCGCCGCCACCGCCCGCATCGGACCGGCCGTCCTCGACGCGCTGCGCCCGCTGCGCCCTCTCATGGACAGCGCGGGCTGGCTCACCTCCCGGCTGGCCGAGACGGTGCTCACCGAGTCCCGGCAGGTCTACGCGCGCCTGGCCGCTGAGGGCCCCGTCGACCTGGCCTCCTTCTGGTTCGCCTGCCTGCCCGTGCTGCACGGGCCCGCCCGGACCGCGGCCGCGGACCTCCAGCGGGAGTTCGCCCGGCGCTGGCAGCGCATCCTCGCGGTACCGGCCGGGGCACGCCGGGTCGAGACAGACGCGGCGGCCGTCGAGGACGGTGTCCGAAAGGAGTTCGGCACCGCGGGCGGCGGCTGGACGGCCGCACGCTATCTGAGCCCGGACATCATGATCGCGGCCGACGGCGCGGACGCGGTCGCGCGCGGCGACTTCACCCTCGTCCTCGGCGAACTCCACCTCGCCGCCAACACGCTGGGCGCGTCCCTCTTCACCCACCAGCACTCCGACCCGGACGAACTGTTCCGTCTCACCGACCGTGACCACCCCGGTCCGCGCCTGCTCCCGCTGATCCCCAAGGAGCACCGCTCCCGCCTCTCGGCCCGCGTCCGCCAGACCCTCGTACGCCCCGAGGACCACCAGGTCGCCCTGGCCGACTTCACGGCGGACCCCGCCCGGCCCCGCACCGTCCGCAGCGCCGACGCCACCGTCGAGGAACGCGACGGCGAACTCGTCGTCCTGCTCCCGGACGCCACGGTCCTCCCGGCGGTCGACGTCTTCTCCCACGTCCTGACTACCCTCGCGATGGATCTCTTCCGCATCCTCCCCGAGGCGGCCCACTCACCCCGGGTCACCGTGGACCGGCTCGTGATCGCCCGCGAGACCTGGCGCCTCCCGGCCGCCGGTGCCGGCTTCGCCGACGACAAGGACGAGGCCCGCCGCTTCGTCCGCGCCCGTCACTGGAGAGAGGAACTCGGCCTGCCGCGCTACGTGTTCGTGGTCTCCCCGACCGAGTCCCGCCCGTTCTACGTGGACTTCGACAGCCCGGTCTACGTCACGATCCTGGCCAAGGCGCTGCGCCGGCTGGCCCGCAAGGACCCCGAGGCCGAAGTCACGTTCACCGAGATGCTCCCGACGCCTGAACAGACCTGGCTCACCGATGCCGAGGGCCACCGCTACACCTCGGAACTGCGCTTCGTCGCCTTCGACACGGAGGCGTCCGGCTGA
- a CDS encoding M15 family metallopeptidase, with the protein MTRLSRAARGVITAVAALLTVTAASTTARATPEPRAPKDFVALSAVDPTIIQEMRYFTPHNFVGERIDGYQQPVCLLTRPAAEALHQAQRRLLRHGYSLKVYDCYRPQRAVDHFVRWAEDLDDETMKPEFYPEVDKTRLFADGYIAEKSGHSRGSTMDLTVVELPARPTRPYVPGQPLVSCHAPKSQRFPDNSLDMGTGFDCFDPLAHTLDPRVQGVQRANRLLLKNTLERLGFVNLAEEWWHYTYKPEPYPDTYFDFPVNRKSLTTKR; encoded by the coding sequence ATGACACGACTCTCCCGTGCCGCACGCGGTGTCATCACCGCCGTCGCCGCCCTGCTGACCGTGACCGCCGCCTCCACCACGGCCAGGGCCACGCCCGAACCGAGGGCGCCGAAGGACTTCGTGGCCCTGAGCGCGGTGGACCCCACCATCATCCAGGAGATGCGCTACTTCACCCCGCACAACTTCGTCGGCGAGCGCATCGACGGCTACCAGCAGCCGGTCTGTCTCCTCACCCGTCCCGCGGCCGAGGCCCTGCATCAGGCGCAGCGCCGACTGCTGCGGCACGGCTACAGCCTGAAGGTGTACGACTGCTACCGGCCGCAGCGCGCCGTCGACCACTTCGTCCGCTGGGCCGAGGACCTGGACGACGAGACCATGAAGCCCGAGTTCTACCCGGAGGTCGACAAGACCCGGCTCTTCGCCGACGGGTACATCGCCGAGAAGTCCGGCCACAGCAGGGGTTCGACCATGGACCTGACGGTCGTCGAACTCCCGGCGCGGCCGACCCGCCCCTACGTCCCCGGCCAGCCCCTCGTCTCCTGTCACGCCCCCAAGTCTCAGCGTTTCCCGGACAACTCCCTCGACATGGGCACCGGTTTCGACTGCTTCGACCCGCTGGCCCACACCCTGGACCCCCGTGTCCAGGGTGTGCAGCGCGCCAACCGCCTGCTGCTCAAGAACACCCTGGAGCGCCTCGGCTTCGTGAACCTCGCCGAGGAGTGGTGGCACTACACGTACAAGCCCGAGCCGTACCCGGACACGTACTTCGACTTCCCGGTCAACCGGAAGTCGCTCACCACCAAGCGTTGA
- a CDS encoding class I SAM-dependent methyltransferase yields the protein MTSSELWDRASAERYDAEETEMSSAAVLGPTVDFLADLAGGGRALEFAIGTGRVAVPLRERGVPVAGIEFSEHMAAVLRRKVDEETLPVTPGDMATTVVPGEFSLVYLVYNTISNLLTQEEQVECFRNAARHLAPGGRFVIELGVPPLRLLPPTQSAVPFDVSAGHIGFDTFDLVAQILVSHHLTQDGEDGRYRRTASRHRYAWPAELDLMAHIAGLRLERRVADWTGAPFTDASTKHVSVWRKPL from the coding sequence ATGACGAGCAGCGAGCTGTGGGACCGGGCGAGCGCCGAGCGCTACGACGCCGAGGAGACCGAGATGTCCTCGGCGGCGGTGCTCGGCCCCACCGTCGACTTCCTCGCCGACCTGGCCGGAGGGGGCAGGGCGTTGGAGTTCGCCATCGGCACCGGCCGGGTGGCCGTGCCGCTGCGGGAGCGGGGTGTGCCGGTTGCGGGCATCGAGTTCTCCGAGCACATGGCGGCGGTGCTGCGCCGGAAGGTGGACGAGGAGACGCTCCCGGTCACGCCGGGAGACATGGCCACGACGGTGGTACCGGGCGAGTTCAGCCTGGTCTACCTCGTCTACAACACGATCTCGAACCTGCTCACGCAGGAAGAACAGGTGGAGTGCTTCCGTAACGCCGCCCGGCATCTGGCGCCCGGCGGCCGCTTCGTCATCGAACTGGGTGTGCCGCCGCTGCGCCTGCTGCCGCCCACGCAGTCGGCGGTGCCGTTCGACGTGTCGGCGGGCCACATCGGCTTCGACACCTTCGACCTGGTGGCCCAGATCCTGGTCTCGCACCACCTCACCCAGGACGGCGAGGACGGTCGCTACCGGCGCACGGCCTCCCGCCACCGCTACGCCTGGCCCGCCGAACTGGACCTGATGGCGCACATCGCGGGCCTCCGCCTGGAGCGCCGGGTGGCGGACTGGACCGGAGCCCCCTTCACGGACGCCTCCACCAAGCACGTCTCGGTCTGGCGCAAGCCGCTCTGA